The nucleotide window acgtagaggtcatgtgaggtcatttcacgGGGACTTTAATGCCATGAGAAACACCTGCGTTTACCTGGTGGCTCCTATTAAATGTCCGCTGTGGAAAaggtcatctgtgtgtgtgtgtgtgtgtgtgtgtgtgtgtgtgtgtgtgtgtgtgtgtgtgtgttccatcaGCGTGTCACACTGAACATTTAGACGTTTGGATGGAGTCTGTActgcacacacaggctgacTCATGAATATCATGGTAGTTTATGtaattgtgtttaaatgtgtagAATAATTAAACATTATGAGGAGCTGCTCtgcagagtaaacacacacacacacacacacacactcacactgtggGTGGAGAGAAGTGACATAAATATCTCGGAATCTGCAATAACTCATCCTGTGTAAAAGTTAGGCAAATTTGATGAAATGAGGTTAATTTTATGAGTTTGCATAAATTCACACATAATTCTGTGTGATGTGTTAAAGCTCCAGACGAGCAAAGAAACACCAgcgttaaaaataaaaagcatgcaGGAGCAGGCTGGTCGGGTTCAGCTTCTGACGGGTCTGTAAGCACGCTGATGTCCCAGCATGCTCTGCAACATGCCGATGCCTCAGTAGATCCCAGCGGCAGACCCTGAGGCGCGACGGTTCAGGCTGTTAAATGTTTGACGGGATTCCCATGATGCATTGCATCAGGACGATGTAGAGTCACATGGGTGAAGAAGGTCGTGGTGTTTCAGCCCAAAAACAGTTTCGTTGATTAGAATTTACTCCTCGGCCGTTTTGCTCCGTCGTTTCCTCAAACACGTCTGAGTTTTCTTGTTGCTGCGACTCGACTCGACGCCTTTGAAATGACCGTGACATAAAACCATCACGTTAACACGCATAATCAGCCTCATCAGGATATTGTTCAGACCTGCAGGGAACACAGGTGTGCTGTCCAATCGACAAGAccttaatcacacacacacacacacacacacacacacacacacagaggtgacaCCATCTGATGCGGCTAAACTGTCAGAGGTTTTATGTTCGCGGTCTGGGGAAAATATATTCACGGAAGTATCACAattctttttctttgattttttatgtttttttgtttgtttgtttgtttttgcagtttgggccccaaagcctgcagtccacatgtgttcttgtggcctgttgtaaaatggtgtgtgtgtgcagactggggcctaaacagtcttggagctgcatcagttggccttgactggaaagctgagactcttgtggattcaatgagccacatttgattcctgtgtgatgatgttggcccccatagcagccatttcactgcaggcagagactttggtcaaactggacgtcgctggagaaaatgacctttAGTGACCTccaggagaatcacagcctcatcaaactttacagacacaaactagaggaggattcagaaAACTAAAATCACAGTAAATCGTAACATTGCATCACAACacttaataataatcataatagtTTAGAATCAGGATTTAAACACATCGCTCCACTTGACTTGACAAGCAGTTaatcaataacaaaaacaatagtcAGTTAGcgctgacctgtctgtctctcacctgtctgtctctcacctgtctgtctctcaggttcGGTCCATACGGGATCCCCATCACGGTGTTCCCCCGACGGGACAGGGATCGGCCTCCTCCATCTATGCAGCCGCAGCAGGAAGTGAACGACGGCCgggacaggaagcaggaagtggtCATGGCTGGCGcccccctccctgctgctcctcctcctccccctccccctcccccctctcagTCGTGGACGTCCAAACCTCCCCCGTTGTTCCAGGAGGGGGCGCCGTACCCCCCACCTCTGTTCATCAGGGACACCTACAACCAGGCCTTACCTCAGCCGCCGCCGCGCAAGATCAAACGCCCCAAACGCCGCTACCGCTGCGAGGAGCCCACCTCCATCATGAACGCCATCAAGCTCCGCCCCCGCCAAGTGCTCTGTGACAAGTGCAAAGGCGTGGTGACGTCGGGCGGGCCCAGGGAGGTGCGCAGGGGCCCGACGGCGTCCTCCGAGCCCCGGGGCGAGGAGGCGTCCCGGAGGAGGCGGCCGGCGGACGGAGGGAGCTCCTCGGTGGTCAAACGGCTGCGGAGCGAGCGCGAGGAGAAGGGAGGTCGCGCCGCGGCGGACAGACGCTCGTCCTCGGGGATCAGGGTGTCTTCCTCGACGACGTCTTCGTCCCGCCGCGTCCTACGGGGCGTTTCCTCCTCGCCGTCCACGTCCTCGTCCAGCCGGGTGCGTCTGAAGCTGAACTCTAAAAAGGTCCTGGCGAAGGGCCCGGAGCGCTCCAAGGCCCGGCAGGTCCTGAAGAAGCTGGCGAGGAGCgcccagccgccgccgccgcaccGCCGGCCCCGagaccagaaccagagccagGACCGTCCCAAGGCCGTGACGCGCGCCTCGGCCCTGCAGAGCCACACCCAGAAGGTCCACTTCACCCGTCGCCTGCAGCACCTCAGCGCCGCCGCTGTGGTGGGCGGGGCCGCCCACGCGGCGGCGGCGCTCCCTCCGAGGATGCGTCTGAAGCCCCAAAGGTATCGTACCGACGACGGCCAGGCGCCCTCCTCCCCCCCAAAACACAGCGCTCGCTCAGCACCGCCCAAGCCTGCTTTAAACCCCGCCCCTGCTCTGACCTCAGCCCCGCCCACACCCCAAACCCCGCCCCTTTCTTCAGTTTTAGCTCCTCCCTGCCCCCCggcgccctcctcctcctcaggtgtCGCTGTCGAGAAACAGGAAgagctctgcctctctgagaggcgggaggaggcggagcttgcaggaggagggggaggagctcTGGCGGAGCCTTCGTCGCGGCAGGcggactcctcctcctcctcctctctggacTCGGAGTGCAGCTCCACTGACACGTTTGACCTTCCTCCTCCCAGcgagctcctcctccttcagagctcctcctcctgcccgcccccaccctcccctcctcccccctccgtCACGCCccgcagctcctcctcctcctcctccgtgctCTCCGCCGTCTCTCCCAAAGCGGAGCGGCCGGACCTGGGGCCGGGCGGAGCcgcggaggaggaggtgggggtgggagggggagaggCCAAGCGTCGGCGCAAGTCTTCCTCGTCGTGCCCCCCGTCCTCCGTCTTCTCCAAGTCGGTGTCCAAGTGCCCGGCGCCGGACGGGCGCACGGTGTGCGTGGGCGACATCGTGTGGGCCAAGATCTACGGCTTCCCCTGGTGGCCGGCCCGCGTGCTGGGCATCACCGTGTCGCGGCGCGGCGACACGGGGCTGGCGGTGCGGCAGGAGGCGCGCGTCTCCTGGTTCGGCTCGCCCACCACCTCCTTCCTCCCGCTCGGCCAGCTGGCGCCCTTCCTGGAGAGCTTCCAGTCGCGCTTtgacaggaagaggaaaggacCGTACCGCCGCGCCATCGCTGAGGCTGCCAGCGCCGCCAAGCAGCTCACGCCCGAAGTCCGAGCGCTGCTCACCCAGTTTGAgacgtagtgtgtgtgtgtgtgtgtgtgtgtgtgtgtgagtgagagtgagagtgtgcaTGTTGGGGGGACCCCGCCCCCCTCTGCAGGAAGCCCTTACTGGACTGCTTCCTGTCTGGACTGCTGGTCTGgctctgtctgcttctctctgaTTGGACGGAGCGCTCCAGGTTCAGGCTCACCTGTCAGTGTGCCGCGTGTCTCCACTTAGGTCCTCCGTtttagctgctgctgttgctaggAGACGCTGGAAACTTCTTTTACTAACATCTGAGATATCTTAcctgctgttctctctctctgtcacacacacacacgcactcacacacacacacacatagtccgaagggggcggggctaaccTGTGTCCTCTGGGCCTTTAAAGTGATGTGGTGCTTCTCGTCAATACGAATGGAACAGTCAGTTTATATTTGTGTTGTCGTAGCGACGCCTGATCACCATTGAGCATGTGCAGCTGTCTACAGAGACGGGGCTGAGGCGAGATGTCTCACTCCTTAGCtcccttcatcatcatctctggACAGAGCCTCTGTGCCGTCCGGTGAACGTGTTTCTGAAGAGCTTTTTAAACTCTCGTGTCTCAGTGTGATGAAGCTGCTGCGGTTCAAATCCCTGAGGGCGGCGCTGCAGGTCGAGCCAGGTTCATGTGACCTGCACACACCGTCAGCCTCATCACACTCGCccacaaggttttttttttgtgaattttcttGTGTTCTCAAAATCGTCCAGTCTGGCCCATCAGCGCCCCCCTGTGGAGAGAGCGTGTGCTTCACCACCGCCGTGCTCCAGAATGAAGGAAGTGGCTTTGGAtcaaacagctacaacagtgtgtttcaagaaaaagaatgagaaTAAAGCCctaaatttttgaaaaaaaacaacaacttaggAATCCAGACTTCCGTCTCCTCTCTGTCcgtggctccacctgtgctgccccctgctggccgtgtctcaggcctgcagctgatcccctcagcagattctactctgacatgggattcaggaacaaggagatcctgctgatctgagcccagaatcagcagattgttttctcctgaatcggcccaagtcacagcagcgtctcttcagagtccagatgctgaggaggagattggggttctggactcaaaccagcaggatttccttctgactgaatcccacaggaggagagcagctgGTTTTAccaggttttttttcctgttaatttATCACTTTATGTTTCTGAAGGATGCACAACCACACGTTCAGTCTGGGATTCATGAGCCACGCTGTTTTCCAGGCCTCTTGCTCACTAACGGGTGGAACTACTTTCTGGTATCTGCCACTCCCACACGACGGCTTCTCGCCGAACATTAGCCGACAGCCACGCCcgtctgaccaatcagagcgaagAGTGAGTCGTGTCCCTGTGGACAGGCAGGATgggctcctcctccctcacatcCTGTGGTGCAGCGCTCACTctctccacagggaggcgctgACGGGTCAAACTTTAAACCCTCTGACCCCCGAGGTAGTTCACTGGATTTGTTGTCAAAACATGCAGGGAAAAGAGTCATgagtaaataaaatgaagaaaaaaacgactggtacatttaaaaaaaaaaaatgcaaaaaatttGTGAACAGATTAAAAGAAGGTAAAACAAATGACCAGAACatacgtttaaaaaaaaaaaaaaacccttgagaaaaccccctgaaccccaaagaCACTAAAGAAAACTGTTTGTTCCCTGTGGCACATTTCAGCTGCACAGCTCAGCGTGAAGTGATTGATTAGCCTCTGCCTCCTGATCGATCTGATCAGCTGCTGATCTGATCAGCGGTTTCCCGTCCGTCCCGCTCGTATGGAGGAGAagcaccgccgccgccgctcacAGCCTCTCAGCgttgttttcagatgtttttttttttttttttcttaagtcgAGGAAACAACCTGAGCTTGATTTGAAATTGAATTTCCCTCTGAGGTCGTTTCAGTAACGAGCCTCAACCAGCCCTctatgcaacacacacacacacacacacacacacacacatacacaccgtcTCTAAGCTAGCTAAACAGTGTACCTGTcagatgacctttgaccctgccGGATGCTGCTGATTGGCTCTGACTGAACGTTTTGTAAAGTTATTCATTCCGGCAGCTCccgtgtttttgtttttgttttgttttttttgtatgagaAATCACTCGCCAAAAAAACTCAGACGTCCAAGCCGGCGGCAGGAGCTGTGGTTCCGCCGCCGTCGGACACCTGGATCACTGATCTGTGTTGCTGCAGCGGTTCAGTTCTGCCGGTTGTGTTCTCTGTACGTTCTGCTGAGGAACCGCCGTGTTTCCGCCGGGTTCcacttccttttctttttcctgcgTGCCAAACACTACGGGCCTCCGTCTGGCTCTCACACTCGCCTCCAAAACACctccttatttattttgtagtcACACGCTGACAGACGAAGGCGCCTGATAGGTTCAGTTTGTTTTAGAGGAAATGTAACACAATGAGAGACGGCTGCCCAACATGCGGACCGGGGCCCCGAGCCGGGCCGCGGGCCTGCCAGCATCGGTCTGACCATATTGAGTCTGAGGTGTAGCAGGTAACCACACTACTGTACAGACAGGCGCAGGTAGGACGCACTGAGCAGGATgtgttgtgatgatgatgatgatgatgatgatgatggcggctcctctgttttgttctgcCTCTGCTGTTCTTCTGTTTCCGTTTTTGTTCCTCAGACTCTTTTTACCGTCTGTTTGCAGATCAGAGATTCTGTCTAGGAGATGACAcgactcaaacaaacaaacttaagataatggaagaaaaaaggacaaaagtGATAAGAAAAGCCCAGCTGATGAATTGActtgtgtaaatgttttttttctgatgttttaaaaaaaaaaaaatctataaataaaCTGTCAAACTTCCAGAACTCTTTTACGTAGTCGTCGTCATTTGGGGAAGTGGTTTCATTCTTTCTATCAGTTGCACAGCGAGAGCCGCAGGGAGTCTGAATCCTCCgcaggggggcggggccagacagacaggacagattTCTCACCTGCAAACAGATTTTGGTAAATCGGGTCTTCAGGGTTGTGTTTCCGGAAGTCTCGGCAGCAACAGCCGTCTGTTCTGTTCCATCTGACTCAATGGAACGGCGTGTTGCTGCCGAGACCCTGCTGGACACCGCTAAATTATCACCTGCCAAATACTGAGGTATCACCTGCCAAATACTGAGACTAGCAGATAAATACTGAGGTATCACCTGCCAAATACTGAGACATTAGcagaaaaatactaaaatatcaCCTGCCAAATACTGAGACATTAGCAGATAAATACTGAGGTATCCCCTGCCAAATACTGAGACTAGCAGATAAATACTGAGGTATCACCTGCCAAATACTGAGACATTAGCAGAAAAATTCTGAAATACCACCTGCCAAATACTGAGACTAGCAGATAAATACTGAGGTATCACCTGCCAAATACTGAGACATTAGCAGATAAATACTGAGGTATCACCTGCAAAATACTGAGTCATTAGCAGATAAAGACTAAATTATCACCTGCCAAATACTGAGACATAAGCAGATAAATACTAAAATATCACCTGCAAAATACTGAGTCATTAGCAGATAAATACTAAATTATCACCTGCCAAATACTGAGTCATTAGCAGATAAATACTAAATTATCACCTGCCAAATACTGAGTCATTAGCAGATAAATACTAAAATATCACCTGCCAAATACTGAGACATAAGCAGATAAATACTGAGGTATCACCTGCAAAATACTGAGTCATTAGCAGATAAATACTAAATTATCACCTGCCAAATACTGAGTCATTAGCAGATAAATACTAAAATATCACCTGCCAAATACTGAGACTAGCAGATAAATACTGAGGTAACACCTGCCAAATACTGAGACATTAGCAGATAAATACTAAAATATCACCTGCCAAATACTGAGACATTAGCAGATAAATACTGAGGTAAAGCCTGCCAAATACTGAGACTAGCAGATAAATACTGAGGTATCACCTGCAAAATACTGAGTCATTAGCAGATAAAGACTAAATTATCACCTGCCAAATACTGAGACATAAGCAGATAAATACTAAAATATCACCTGCCAAATACTGAGACTAGAAGATAAATACTGAGGTATCACCTGCCAAATACTGAGACATTAGCCGACAAATACTAAAATATCACCTGCCAAATACTGAGACTAGAAGATAAATACTGAGGTATCACctgcaaaatacttttttttatgcctCCGGGGCAGCGATGGGCGTTGTGTTTTCAGGTCCTTGTGAACATGATATCTCAGCAACGCTCAAAGACAAACTTGTTAGATTTTggtggtcagaggtcaaaggtcaaggtcactatAGCCTCACCAAACACACTTCAGATGGCTAACACACCCAGGGTTGGCTGACACCTGGATGGACATCAGGTTCCTTGTGTTGAGATGCTTCTTCACCTGAGCAAATCGTTCTGATGAGTTTTCTGCAAAAACACCTTCCTGCCGCCATCCCGcagcatgactcagcatttTGACGGCTGGcagcatgactcagcatttTGACCGGCTGGCAGTGGGACACGGGTTCTGCTGATATGGAGCTTCAGGTCATGTGACTGAGCTCTCCATCAGTCATCTGAGCTCCTCTGCATGTTTCTCACCAACAATATACCTGTCATTacattcaccacacacacacacacacacacacacactatgagtCTGACACACCTGGATGGAAACTGACACCAGGCAGGatctctagttttttttttttttttttttttttttttttccagatcattttttctgtctgtctgtagtctgtagtcagtctgtctgtcagtcagacagtctgtCAGTAGTCAGTCAGTCTGTAGTCAGTCTGTCTGTAGTGATAAACTGCAGAGCTCCtgccatgcagcagcagcagaacacacagTGCTGAGTAGGAAaccaaaaaattacaacagGAAACAATAACAGCAGGTCAGACTAGTGTATCTATAGTGACCTGTAGTGATCTCTGGTGATCTGTAGTGATCTGTAGTATGTGGTCAGTATGAAGAGCATTGCAGAGGTCAAGCTCAGGACCAGCTGCTGGGCGTCCCGTCGGGTTAAAAAACGTCTCGCCTCAGCGGTGCTGAGTAACTGGAACAAATGTTTggcttaaaaaaatgaagtcagTGTAAGAACATCAAACATAAGATAAAATggaattaaacaaaataaagagaaaatatattgtttattgtctCAGCTGCTGCATCACATGACCCTCGCTCTCAGTCTGTGGTGTTGTTGCTGCCCATTCACTCCTGAACTCAAGCCCCGCCCCCGATGACATCAGAGGGGCAGGGctatggcgtgtgtgtgttcatgcgtgTGCTCACCGCAGTGGCGTAACTTCCAAACCGATGCTCGGATTTTCACCAAATTTGGTGGGAGGGTTGGTCTCGGGCTGAACTCGTCACACTCCTGGCTAAAAGTGGACGTGGTATTTCACCAAAAGTCACCCAACTTTCCAGTGAAATAGCGCATCATCACAAAAATTTTCCCTGAGCTAAGGTACAATATATTAACTTCTGATATGGATcgagccacgcccacttcctcacaggccacgcccacttctggtTGTGCTCATCATTACAGATTCCAGCTCCACAGAGATATTAGCTCCACTGACATTGTGtccttacagtgtgtgtgtgtgtgtgtgtgtgtgtgtgtgtgtgtgtcggagtaAGCACGTTTACTTACTTTgtcatgaaatgtaaaatgacaatgCAAAGTCAACAAATCTAaaatctctctccttctctctctctgtgtctctcgccCAGTGCTGCCACAGTGAAGGGTTGCTGATGGGGACAATCAACACATTGCCTTTGGTGGAGGCTGTCCAatcagagggaagaggaggcggGACTTTAATAATTATTCTTATTTAAGTGAAGATTCTATATTTATAAAgagatgctgtttgatgtttggtTTCTTCCAGAGG belongs to Myripristis murdjan chromosome 14, fMyrMur1.1, whole genome shotgun sequence and includes:
- the pwwp2a gene encoding PWWP domain-containing protein 2A — protein: MAAVAAEPGAAAVPTAAAAADGEGQPDPGPGGPLPPRAEPEAELTREYTSVMELVAPRVEEGDAEERRHVRPELQPAAGKALAARAGEEEDGDEDELLNKHAACEPRDRTGLDRFSPAAEPELGGPVQAAYRSIITDPQPSAVFLHSFPAHPPVTEAGLSLAEPAEPTTNVTTNRAEPAGRSYTSPVKPELRPDPDQAAGIYQDAAEDAILDGTADRLSVPDGQDLEAGCGKSRAGGKQGSAGAEELPGPTSSAGRTLRDSSPPCRSPKRRLLDSAALKHDKSGEGSPEPACTEPGLGSLEQLSPGSEVRVSLDHVIDDALVVSFRVGEKVFSGVLMDLSKRFGPYGIPITVFPRRDRDRPPPSMQPQQEVNDGRDRKQEVVMAGAPLPAAPPPPPPPPPSQSWTSKPPPLFQEGAPYPPPLFIRDTYNQALPQPPPRKIKRPKRRYRCEEPTSIMNAIKLRPRQVLCDKCKGVVTSGGPREVRRGPTASSEPRGEEASRRRRPADGGSSSVVKRLRSEREEKGGRAAADRRSSSGIRVSSSTTSSSRRVLRGVSSSPSTSSSSRVRLKLNSKKVLAKGPERSKARQVLKKLARSAQPPPPHRRPRDQNQSQDRPKAVTRASALQSHTQKVHFTRRLQHLSAAAVVGGAAHAAAALPPRMRLKPQRYRTDDGQAPSSPPKHSARSAPPKPALNPAPALTSAPPTPQTPPLSSVLAPPCPPAPSSSSGVAVEKQEELCLSERREEAELAGGGGGALAEPSSRQADSSSSSSLDSECSSTDTFDLPPPSELLLLQSSSSCPPPPSPPPPSVTPRSSSSSSSVLSAVSPKAERPDLGPGGAAEEEVGVGGGEAKRRRKSSSSCPPSSVFSKSVSKCPAPDGRTVCVGDIVWAKIYGFPWWPARVLGITVSRRGDTGLAVRQEARVSWFGSPTTSFLPLGQLAPFLESFQSRFDRKRKGPYRRAIAEAASAAKQLTPEVRALLTQFET